From a single Oceanobacillus kimchii X50 genomic region:
- a CDS encoding ABC transporter ATP-binding protein, protein MAELRLEHIQKKYDKEVLAVNDFNLHIQDKEFIVFVGPSGCGKSTTLRMIAGLEEITDGEFYIDEKKMNDVAPKDRDIAMVFQNYALYPHMNVFDNMAFGLKLRKFKKEEIKERVDNAAKILGLEAYLDRKPKALSGGQRQRVALGRAIVRDAKVFLMDEPLSNLDAKLRVQMRAEIQKLHQRLQTTTIYVTHDQTEAMTMATRLVVMKDGVIQQVGAPKEVYDYPENIFVGGFIGSPSMNFFTGKLDGGNFITGESKFTVPEGKLKVLREQGYEGKELVLGVRPEDIHDELIFIDSSPGTKVTANIEVAELMGAESILYSSVDGQEFVARVDSRTDVKGGESIDLGFDLNKAHFFDKDSEQRIK, encoded by the coding sequence ATGGCTGAATTACGCTTAGAACATATTCAAAAGAAATATGATAAGGAAGTACTTGCAGTAAATGATTTTAACCTACATATTCAAGATAAGGAGTTTATCGTCTTTGTAGGTCCTTCTGGTTGTGGTAAATCAACTACTTTAAGAATGATTGCTGGACTAGAAGAAATTACCGATGGAGAATTTTACATCGATGAGAAAAAAATGAACGATGTTGCTCCTAAAGACCGTGATATTGCCATGGTATTCCAAAACTATGCCCTCTACCCACATATGAACGTGTTCGATAATATGGCATTCGGATTGAAGCTTCGTAAATTTAAAAAAGAAGAAATTAAGGAACGTGTGGATAATGCAGCCAAAATTCTTGGTTTAGAAGCATACCTTGACCGTAAACCAAAAGCACTTTCTGGTGGTCAGCGGCAACGTGTTGCATTAGGTCGTGCAATTGTCCGTGATGCAAAGGTATTCCTAATGGATGAACCATTATCTAACTTAGATGCTAAACTTCGTGTGCAAATGCGAGCAGAAATTCAAAAACTACACCAACGCTTACAAACAACGACGATTTATGTAACACATGATCAAACAGAAGCAATGACGATGGCTACTCGCTTAGTTGTTATGAAAGATGGAGTTATTCAGCAAGTGGGTGCTCCAAAAGAAGTGTACGATTATCCTGAAAACATTTTTGTTGGCGGATTTATTGGTTCACCTTCTATGAACTTCTTCACTGGGAAATTAGATGGAGGAAACTTTATTACTGGTGAATCTAAATTCACTGTACCTGAAGGTAAACTGAAAGTACTTCGTGAACAAGGGTACGAAGGAAAAGAATTGGTACTAGGTGTCCGTCCAGAAGATATTCATGATGAATTAATATTTATCGATTCTTCTCCAGGTACTAAAGTAACTGCTAATATTGAAGTTGCAGAATTAATGGGCGCAGAATCTATTCTTTATTCTAGTGTTGATGGGCAAGAATTTGTAGCTCGTGTTGATTCACGTACAGATGTTAAAGGCGGAGAAAGTATTGATCTTGGATTTGATTTAAACAAAGCACATTTCTTTGATAAAGATAGTGAACAACGCATTAAATAA
- a CDS encoding YlbF family regulator codes for MANTLDVANNLEQALRESDEFKSLKEAYEEVMGEPTAKQMFEDFRDTQLSLQEKQMQGIEITEEEVEKARQVVETVQQHEGISKLMEEEQRLNNLINEISQIITKPLEELYGTAEQN; via the coding sequence ATGGCAAATACACTAGATGTAGCAAATAATTTAGAACAAGCTTTACGTGAAAGTGATGAGTTTAAAAGCTTAAAAGAAGCATATGAAGAAGTTATGGGAGAACCAACTGCGAAACAAATGTTTGAAGATTTCCGTGACACTCAACTAAGCCTTCAAGAAAAACAAATGCAAGGTATCGAAATTACAGAAGAAGAAGTGGAAAAAGCAAGACAAGTTGTAGAAACAGTACAACAACATGAGGGCATCTCTAAATTAATGGAAGAAGAACAACGCTTAAACAATTTAATTAATGAGATTAGCCAAATCATTACAAAACCATTAGAAGAATTATACGGAACAGCTGAACAAAATTAA
- the fumC gene encoding class II fumarate hydratase — protein sequence MDYRIEKDTIGEIQVPADKYWGAQTQRSKQNFPIGNEKMPVEIIKAFAILKRSTAEANFKLGLMEQDKMKAIQYAADQVLNDSLTDHFPLVVWQTGSGTQSNMNVNEVLAFVGNKWLQEQGSDLKLHPNDDVNKSQSSNDTYPTAMHIAAVLKLEDTVLPALNQLKNTFSEKQVAFEDIVKIGRTHLQDATPLTLGQEISGWHRMLEKSETMISESLEHLRELAIGGTAVGTGLNAHPGFSEKVCQAISVFTDKKFVSAKNKFHSLTSHDETVYAHGALKGLAADLMKIANDVRWLASGPRCGIGEITIPANEPGSSIMPGKVNPTQSEAVTMVATQVMGNDAAIGFAASQGNFELNVFKPVIAYNFLQSSQLLADSIISFDERCAVGIEPNHEQIEKNLNDSLMLVTALNPHIGYENAAKIAKKAFADNSTLKETAVELGLLTEEQFDEYVNPEEMTYPK from the coding sequence ATGGATTATCGTATTGAAAAAGATACAATTGGGGAGATTCAAGTTCCTGCTGATAAATATTGGGGCGCACAAACGCAACGTAGTAAGCAAAATTTTCCAATTGGAAATGAAAAAATGCCAGTCGAAATTATTAAAGCGTTTGCAATATTAAAACGTAGCACTGCAGAAGCTAATTTCAAATTAGGCTTAATGGAACAAGATAAAATGAAAGCTATTCAATATGCTGCTGATCAAGTATTAAACGATTCACTTACAGATCATTTTCCATTAGTCGTATGGCAAACGGGAAGTGGAACACAAAGTAATATGAATGTAAACGAAGTATTAGCTTTTGTAGGTAATAAATGGTTACAAGAACAAGGAAGTGATTTGAAATTACATCCAAATGATGATGTAAATAAATCTCAAAGTTCTAACGATACATATCCAACAGCAATGCATATTGCTGCTGTATTGAAATTAGAAGATACAGTATTACCAGCATTAAACCAGTTGAAAAATACGTTTTCAGAAAAACAAGTTGCTTTTGAAGATATTGTTAAAATTGGTCGTACACATTTACAGGATGCGACTCCGTTAACATTAGGCCAGGAGATTAGTGGTTGGCATCGTATGTTAGAGAAATCAGAAACAATGATTTCAGAGAGTTTAGAGCATCTTCGTGAGTTAGCAATAGGTGGAACAGCAGTAGGTACTGGTCTAAATGCACATCCTGGTTTTTCAGAGAAAGTTTGCCAGGCAATTAGTGTATTTACAGATAAGAAATTTGTATCCGCAAAAAACAAATTCCATTCATTAACAAGTCATGATGAAACCGTTTATGCACATGGTGCACTAAAAGGATTAGCAGCAGATTTAATGAAAATTGCCAACGATGTCCGTTGGTTAGCTAGTGGCCCTCGTTGTGGAATTGGTGAAATAACAATACCTGCAAATGAACCAGGAAGTTCAATTATGCCGGGTAAAGTTAACCCAACACAAAGTGAAGCTGTTACAATGGTAGCAACACAAGTAATGGGAAATGATGCTGCAATTGGTTTTGCCGCTAGTCAGGGGAACTTTGAATTAAATGTCTTTAAACCAGTAATAGCATACAACTTCTTACAATCAAGTCAATTATTAGCAGATAGCATTATATCTTTCGATGAGCGTTGTGCTGTTGGAATCGAACCAAATCATGAGCAAATTGAAAAGAATCTAAATGATTCATTAATGTTAGTTACTGCTTTAAATCCACATATTGGGTATGAAAATGCAGCGAAAATAGCAAAAAAAGCATTTGCGGATAATTCAACATTAAAAGAGACTGCTGTAGAATTAGGATTATTAACGGAAGAACAGTTTGATGAGTATGTTAATCCAGAAGAAATGACATATCCTAAATAA
- a CDS encoding MFS transporter, translating to MDLKSRKKIQRSWMMYDFGNSAFATTIMAAVLPVYYSTVAASGLDDNLATSYWGYSQSISVLIVAILAPILGAISDFSAAKKKFLRFFAFMGIIASLLMMFIGEGDYIFASLLFIIGSIGFSGANVFYDGFLPEIADKDEMDKVSSGGFAFGYIGGGILLAINVVMILSPDVFGLPNTEWATRLALASVGIWWFIFAIPLLKNIKEEKKQQVTRTKSYVAIGFNRVGNTFREIKQYKQLVIFLIAFWLYNDGISTIIRMATVYGSEIGIAQNDLIIALLITQFVGIPFTFFFGWLATKINPKNALYITLFTYLGIVIIGYFMNSALHFYLLAIIVGMVQGGAQSLSRSIFGRMIPAGKHAEFFGFYGISSKFAAVVGPFMFATIGHLTGNSRLGILSLIFFFVAGIILLRFVDINKGILEAKEASNPKDDVIVKTK from the coding sequence ATGGATTTAAAGAGTAGAAAAAAGATACAACGTAGCTGGATGATGTATGACTTTGGAAATTCAGCATTTGCAACAACCATCATGGCGGCAGTCTTACCTGTATATTATTCAACTGTTGCCGCATCTGGATTAGATGACAATTTGGCCACTAGCTATTGGGGGTATTCACAATCAATATCTGTGCTAATCGTTGCTATTCTTGCCCCAATTCTTGGTGCAATTAGTGATTTTTCTGCAGCAAAGAAGAAGTTCCTACGTTTCTTTGCTTTTATGGGAATTATAGCTAGTTTATTAATGATGTTTATAGGAGAAGGAGATTATATATTTGCATCACTACTATTCATCATTGGTTCTATCGGTTTTTCTGGTGCAAATGTTTTTTATGATGGATTCTTACCTGAAATTGCTGATAAAGACGAGATGGATAAGGTCTCCTCTGGGGGATTTGCCTTTGGTTACATCGGAGGAGGAATCTTACTTGCAATCAATGTTGTTATGATTTTAAGCCCAGACGTATTCGGTCTACCTAATACCGAGTGGGCTACAAGGCTAGCTCTAGCTTCTGTAGGGATTTGGTGGTTTATATTTGCTATACCATTATTGAAAAATATTAAAGAGGAAAAAAAGCAACAAGTTACGAGAACTAAATCGTATGTTGCGATTGGATTCAATAGAGTAGGAAATACTTTTCGTGAAATAAAACAATATAAACAACTAGTTATATTTCTAATTGCGTTCTGGTTATACAATGATGGTATTTCAACCATAATACGAATGGCGACAGTATATGGAAGTGAAATAGGAATTGCTCAAAATGATTTAATTATAGCGTTATTAATTACACAATTTGTTGGTATACCATTTACTTTTTTCTTTGGTTGGTTAGCAACGAAAATAAATCCAAAAAATGCTCTATATATTACTTTATTTACCTATCTTGGAATTGTTATTATCGGTTATTTTATGAATTCTGCACTTCATTTTTACTTATTGGCAATTATTGTGGGTATGGTACAAGGTGGTGCCCAATCGCTAAGTAGGTCTATCTTCGGAAGAATGATTCCAGCTGGAAAACATGCAGAGTTTTTTGGTTTTTATGGAATTTCGTCAAAATTTGCCGCAGTAGTTGGACCATTTATGTTCGCAACCATTGGACATTTAACTGGTAATAGTAGACTCGGCATATTATCGTTGATTTTCTTTTTTGTAGCAGGTATCATTTTATTACGATTTGTTGATATTAATAAAGGTATTTTGGAAGCAAAAGAAGCATCTAATCCAAAAGATGATGTGATTGTTAAAACAAAGTAA
- a CDS encoding methyl-accepting chemotaxis protein: MNNKNSIVKKQYTIIFYILLFSILLGVGAELVVGAPIANILAIFIGGVIGLIIIWVLNRSERNTHFIPYIVIVAITGVALIVMMSSAYVTNMLFMFYLLAVSALSLSIPALITGGVVGLLLLSYFVLEKGAAIGFDSRSMAITLVFYTLVFIVLFIQVKITQMLLINAEKLLEESKKLTDSQMEQSKLVKSGVSQVHQKMQVIEKESHWNFQSMMEMRDAFKEMNEATQIQSQAATTISETTEMTNQQIKHMIDLFTKLKNDGHDLEALSKSGSQSIGELNEMMDGFQQSFNDLSTNMKQLERTIKESTEFITEIQSIASQTNLLALNASIEAARAGEAGKGFAVVAEEIRKLAETSKSTAEKIEINMEGIQQGAIHTQQEVYQNGEKLERSVKRVNKASDNFSIISKEILRFLNYTADLRHRGHNIQTSSIEIDQSLDRLVSIIEENTATMEQMEATVEQQASRMGVLTEAIEATNEAAASLEMKKV; encoded by the coding sequence ATGAATAATAAAAATTCTATAGTAAAGAAACAGTATACAATTATTTTTTACATACTATTATTTTCAATTTTACTAGGAGTAGGGGCAGAACTAGTTGTGGGCGCTCCGATTGCTAATATTTTAGCAATTTTTATAGGGGGGGTAATTGGTCTTATCATAATTTGGGTATTAAATCGAAGTGAACGAAATACTCACTTTATTCCTTATATAGTTATTGTTGCTATTACCGGAGTAGCATTAATCGTAATGATGAGTTCAGCGTATGTAACAAATATGTTATTTATGTTTTATCTGTTGGCGGTTTCTGCTTTATCACTTTCTATCCCAGCTTTAATTACTGGTGGAGTGGTTGGGTTGCTACTACTTAGCTATTTCGTGTTAGAAAAGGGTGCTGCTATTGGATTTGATTCACGTTCTATGGCTATCACACTTGTTTTTTATACACTAGTATTTATTGTTTTATTTATTCAGGTGAAAATCACTCAAATGCTACTGATAAATGCAGAGAAGTTGTTAGAAGAAAGTAAAAAGCTTACAGATAGTCAAATGGAACAGTCTAAGTTAGTAAAGAGCGGTGTATCTCAAGTTCATCAGAAAATGCAAGTAATTGAAAAGGAAAGTCATTGGAACTTTCAATCCATGATGGAAATGCGAGATGCCTTTAAAGAAATGAATGAAGCAACACAAATTCAGTCACAAGCCGCTACGACAATTTCAGAGACTACAGAAATGACGAATCAGCAAATTAAACATATGATTGATTTATTTACAAAACTAAAAAATGACGGTCATGATTTGGAAGCGTTATCAAAGTCTGGATCTCAATCTATCGGTGAATTGAATGAAATGATGGATGGATTTCAACAATCTTTTAACGATTTATCAACAAATATGAAACAATTAGAGCGTACAATTAAAGAGAGTACCGAATTTATTACGGAAATACAAAGTATTGCTTCACAAACAAATTTACTAGCATTGAATGCAAGCATTGAAGCGGCACGAGCTGGTGAGGCAGGAAAAGGGTTTGCGGTTGTAGCTGAAGAGATTCGTAAACTTGCAGAAACATCAAAGTCTACAGCAGAAAAGATTGAGATTAATATGGAAGGGATACAACAAGGTGCTATTCACACACAACAAGAAGTGTATCAAAATGGAGAGAAGTTGGAACGGAGCGTCAAGCGAGTAAACAAAGCAAGCGACAACTTTTCAATTATCTCAAAAGAAATTTTACGATTTTTAAATTACACTGCTGATTTACGCCACCGTGGTCATAACATTCAAACATCTTCCATAGAAATAGATCAATCACTAGACCGGCTTGTTTCTATAATAGAAGAGAATACTGCTACTATGGAACAGATGGAAGCTACAGTTGAACAACAAGCTAGTCGAATGGGCGTTTTAACAGAAGCAATTGAGGCGACGAATGAAGCTGCTGCGTCACTAGAAATGAAAAAAGTCTAG
- a CDS encoding zinc dependent phospholipase C family protein produces the protein MPNIWTHILFAEDACNSVDLSIYTGPALNLGAQGPDPFFYYQFWPWVKEGPVQQLGTTLHTKQCGEFLQQLIQRAKKCNIQVQAYVLGFITHHILDRHTHPFIHYHAGYEGSNHQKLEVIIDTIMMQKLRKKEAWKFPVYLDIDVGDSLPLDIHQILQQSIRNIYPDLTPPDDYIKKSYHDMKLAHKILADPYLWKNKLLSNVISSYSHQPIRSSIDYLNEGHNIWHHPATYVPSTRSFLEHYEDAHEEICKLLPLIHQYWVNHNYNDNNLINDIIGNISYDTGMPLSLELENIYSNPII, from the coding sequence ATGCCGAATATATGGACGCATATCTTATTTGCTGAAGATGCATGCAACTCTGTGGATCTATCTATATATACTGGACCTGCTTTAAATCTTGGGGCACAAGGACCAGACCCTTTTTTCTATTATCAATTTTGGCCCTGGGTAAAAGAAGGGCCAGTACAACAGTTAGGAACAACTTTACATACAAAACAATGCGGAGAATTTTTGCAACAATTAATACAGAGGGCAAAAAAGTGTAATATTCAAGTCCAAGCTTATGTACTAGGTTTTATTACGCATCACATACTAGACCGTCATACACATCCATTTATTCATTATCATGCGGGTTATGAAGGCAGTAATCATCAAAAATTGGAAGTAATTATTGATACAATCATGATGCAAAAATTAAGAAAAAAAGAAGCATGGAAATTTCCCGTTTATCTAGACATTGATGTAGGAGATTCTCTACCATTAGATATACACCAAATACTACAGCAATCGATCAGAAATATCTATCCGGATCTAACTCCACCTGATGATTATATTAAAAAATCTTATCATGATATGAAATTGGCACATAAGATACTTGCCGATCCTTATTTATGGAAAAATAAATTACTTAGTAATGTTATATCTTCTTACTCGCATCAGCCGATTCGATCAAGTATCGATTACCTTAATGAGGGTCATAACATATGGCATCATCCTGCAACATATGTTCCTTCAACAAGAAGCTTTTTAGAACATTATGAGGATGCACATGAAGAAATATGTAAATTACTGCCACTCATACACCAGTACTGGGTAAATCATAATTATAATGATAATAATCTGATAAACGACATTATCGGCAATATTTCCTATGATACAGGCATGCCTCTTTCACTTGAGCTAGAAAACATATATTCAAATCCAATCATATAG
- a CDS encoding cation diffusion facilitator family transporter has translation MNRSDHLKQGEKGAWLSIIAYLILASSKLYIASIGNSDGLRADGLNNLTDIVTSVAVLIGLKIARKPPDDIHRYGHYRAETIASLFAAFIMMFIGLQVIIEAGQKLINSSYTQPDMLTAWTAIFAAVIMLFVYRFNLRLSKKIESGSLYAAAMDNKADALVSIGVFIGIIGAQFGLFWLDPLTAGVVGIIICKTAWDIFKDSTITLTDGFDDEKLTEIKETIDKDPSVLRVDDIKGRIHGNQELLDITIHVDPNLTVAEGHEITDRIEEYLYDKHRISHALIHIEPFEEK, from the coding sequence ATGAATCGTTCAGATCATTTAAAACAAGGTGAAAAAGGTGCATGGCTAAGTATCATTGCTTACCTTATACTTGCTTCATCAAAACTATATATTGCTTCCATCGGAAACTCGGATGGATTACGAGCAGATGGATTAAATAATCTAACCGATATTGTCACTTCTGTTGCTGTACTAATCGGACTTAAAATTGCCCGCAAACCGCCTGATGATATCCATCGTTACGGTCACTATCGTGCAGAAACAATTGCTTCCTTATTCGCAGCATTCATCATGATGTTTATCGGGCTCCAAGTCATCATCGAAGCTGGACAAAAACTAATCAATTCATCTTACACACAACCTGATATGTTAACAGCTTGGACTGCCATTTTTGCTGCGGTAATTATGTTGTTTGTGTATCGATTTAACTTACGATTATCAAAAAAAATTGAGAGTGGATCTTTATATGCGGCAGCTATGGATAATAAGGCAGATGCTTTAGTCAGTATCGGAGTATTTATTGGTATTATCGGCGCTCAATTCGGTTTATTTTGGCTAGATCCACTAACTGCTGGAGTTGTAGGTATCATTATTTGTAAAACTGCTTGGGATATTTTTAAAGATTCCACGATTACATTGACCGATGGCTTTGATGATGAAAAATTAACAGAAATAAAAGAAACAATAGATAAAGACCCTTCAGTACTACGCGTTGATGATATTAAAGGCAGGATCCATGGAAACCAAGAACTTCTTGATATAACGATTCATGTAGATCCTAATTTGACAGTTGCTGAAGGTCATGAAATCACTGATCGTATTGAAGAATATTTATACGATAAGCATCGAATTTCTCATGCGCTCATTCATATTGAGCCATTCGAAGAAAAATAG
- a CDS encoding PucR family transcriptional regulator has product MIQMLKKFYPSVRTLPSNTSNLPLDYTWFQTEQGEVVGIHQNELTEKDQALLSAFLTKYHVNLPLQTEREKLWRKRLGEDDKERLEEINSPFRFVYFQIRQGHVEPDIFKTTIQEFFTGPISILWHNEYAGILVEEEISQLEESLSYAQISDTLMSELYIKTAFYIGPFLNSLKDIVTYSNILSEQAPSSFQSHDSPVVTFIEDYPFRLIKNLNKQKKIQLSSWILKEFTEDKEALQTIQIFIESNLNLTEASKKLYMHRNSIQYRLDKFHESTGIDVKQFEQAITVYLAILANMHKTE; this is encoded by the coding sequence ATGATTCAAATGCTAAAAAAATTTTATCCCAGTGTTCGCACACTACCTTCCAATACTTCAAATCTTCCGTTAGATTATACCTGGTTTCAAACGGAACAAGGAGAAGTAGTTGGCATCCACCAAAATGAATTAACAGAGAAAGATCAAGCTTTATTATCGGCTTTTTTAACTAAATACCATGTTAACTTACCCTTACAAACGGAACGTGAGAAATTATGGAGAAAAAGATTAGGTGAAGATGATAAAGAACGATTAGAGGAAATTAACTCTCCTTTTCGATTTGTTTATTTTCAAATTCGCCAAGGCCATGTCGAACCAGATATATTTAAAACGACTATCCAAGAGTTTTTCACTGGGCCTATATCTATCCTTTGGCATAATGAATATGCAGGAATTTTAGTTGAAGAGGAAATTTCACAACTGGAAGAATCGTTAAGTTATGCGCAAATATCAGATACATTAATGAGTGAATTATACATTAAAACTGCTTTTTATATAGGACCATTCCTTAATAGTTTAAAGGATATTGTCACGTATTCAAATATATTATCTGAGCAAGCGCCTTCGAGTTTTCAATCTCATGATTCACCCGTTGTCACTTTTATAGAAGATTATCCATTTCGTCTTATTAAGAATCTAAATAAACAAAAGAAAATCCAATTAAGTAGCTGGATTTTAAAAGAGTTTACAGAGGATAAAGAAGCATTGCAAACAATACAAATATTTATTGAAAGTAATTTAAATCTTACAGAAGCTTCAAAAAAACTGTATATGCACCGAAATAGCATTCAGTATCGTCTTGATAAATTTCATGAAAGCACAGGAATTGATGTAAAACAATTTGAACAAGCCATCACCGTATATTTAGCTATTTTAGCTAATATGCACAAAACAGAATAA
- a CDS encoding YhzD family protein — protein sequence MRTYALTVFSKNGEKLLDTSFTAENDESAKEIGQTQLEEEGYMEHTHRCVSPDAKLVLFHR from the coding sequence ATGAGAACCTATGCATTAACGGTATTTTCAAAAAATGGGGAAAAGTTATTGGACACATCATTCACTGCAGAAAATGATGAATCTGCAAAAGAAATCGGACAAACTCAGCTTGAAGAAGAAGGATATATGGAACATACACATCGCTGTGTAAGTCCAGATGCAAAATTAGTGCTATTCCATCGTTAG
- a CDS encoding alpha/beta-type small acid-soluble spore protein, translating into MANNNSNQLVVPGVQQALDQMKYEIAQEFGVSLGADTTSRANGSVGGEITKRLVQTAQQQLHG; encoded by the coding sequence ATGGCTAACAACAATTCAAACCAATTAGTAGTTCCTGGAGTACAACAAGCTCTAGATCAAATGAAATATGAGATCGCTCAAGAATTTGGTGTGTCTTTAGGTGCTGATACAACTTCTCGTGCAAACGGTTCTGTAGGTGGAGAGATTACTAAACGTCTTGTTCAAACTGCTCAACAACAATTGCATGGCTAA
- a CDS encoding ABC transporter ATP-binding protein: protein MTLQLNNVTKRFDNHTAVTNLSLEIPEKEMFGFLGGNGAGKTTTFRMILGLLDITEGEITWKGESISYEKSHLIGYLPEERGLYPKLTVKEQIIYLGRLRGMKKPQIEKELIKWLDRFRVPEYLNKKVEELSKGNQQKIQFISAVIHQPQLLILDEPFSGLDPVNVEMLKEAVIELKEQGTSIVFSSHRMEHVEELCQHVCILQKGTPIVHGSLQEIKKGYGKKNLHIRGDVSFEFLRTHSGVSSYKALQDGCKLQIDSEEVAQQIFEALQGKGFIRKFELEEPSLNDIFIAKVGASYE from the coding sequence ATGACGTTACAATTAAATAACGTAACAAAACGATTTGACAACCATACTGCTGTAACTAATCTTTCTTTGGAGATTCCTGAGAAGGAGATGTTTGGTTTTCTTGGAGGGAATGGAGCGGGTAAAACGACTACATTTCGGATGATTCTTGGTTTATTAGACATTACCGAGGGAGAGATTACATGGAAAGGCGAATCGATTTCTTATGAAAAAAGCCATCTAATTGGTTATTTGCCAGAAGAAAGAGGTCTATATCCGAAGTTAACAGTGAAAGAGCAAATCATTTATCTCGGCAGATTAAGAGGAATGAAAAAGCCCCAAATTGAAAAAGAATTAATAAAGTGGTTAGATCGATTCCGTGTACCAGAATACTTGAATAAAAAAGTAGAAGAATTATCTAAAGGGAATCAACAGAAAATTCAATTTATATCTGCGGTGATTCATCAACCACAGCTATTGATTCTAGATGAACCATTCTCAGGCCTTGATCCTGTAAATGTAGAAATGCTAAAGGAAGCGGTTATTGAGTTAAAAGAACAAGGGACATCAATTGTATTTTCTTCGCATCGGATGGAACATGTAGAAGAACTATGTCAGCATGTATGTATTTTACAAAAAGGAACTCCCATTGTTCATGGATCGTTACAAGAAATAAAAAAAGGATATGGAAAGAAGAATCTGCATATTCGCGGAGATGTCTCGTTTGAATTCTTACGGACCCATTCAGGAGTTTCCTCTTACAAAGCTCTACAGGATGGATGTAAGCTTCAAATTGACAGTGAAGAAGTGGCACAACAAATATTTGAAGCTCTGCAAGGCAAAGGATTTATACGTAAATTTGAACTTGAAGAACCTTCGTTAAATGATATCTTTATTGCAAAGGTAGGTGCTTCATATGAATAA